Proteins encoded together in one Macadamia integrifolia cultivar HAES 741 chromosome 8, SCU_Mint_v3, whole genome shotgun sequence window:
- the LOC122085722 gene encoding disease resistance protein RPV1-like, with product MAALDSASSSSSVASTVGSSSYDVFLSFRGEDTRYNFICFLYKALKDAGIDVFLDNENLWTGEVIGSTLLRAIKGSKISIPVFSKGYAHSKWCLQELAQIFQCYKSNGQIVLPIFFHVDPSHVRNQTKSFEEAFRKHKEIFEADIVMSWREALREVGNLKGEVLKETMNPAELVDSIVKRALSELVGSTHLTECEYRIDMDSRINDLLSLLNIGSDDALFVGICGFGGIGKTTIAKAVYNRIFPTFNRHSFLSDVREQATQCKGVVSLQKQLLKDIFKRDYDIEDLDRGKKLIEERVCKEKVFLVLDDVDSKEQIGALAGGLNWFGQGSRVIITTRDENILNIAKVSTAKIYRPPFLDHENSLQLFCWHAFQSKQPPEEYMQLSRDVAIHSEGLPLTLEVFGSYLSDLNDKDEWESTLQILKEIPPEKVQRRLKISYDNLENNYQKAIFLDSACFFIGWEKETLISIWEGCGYHPKSALCKLIKRSLLKFVDGWNGECLAMHDHIRDMGREIVLEESRTEPGKRSRLWSDGEIMEVLEEHKGTNMIEGMSLRYHSKTPIEFTSEPFKMMPNIRFLDISSTNFVGDLSQFPSALRCLEWKHIPTDTLPTNFYHKRLVYLNLSDSRIEHVWNIKPQDENQGFQNLKVLNLGNCEHLSKSPDFSWFPYLEKLDLQRTSLDGLDESIGQLSQLKEIILDSCDSFKKLPESIGDLKSLVKLDLTKTQIEELPDSISRMSSLKELILIFCISLKKLPQSIGDLKSLVMLHLTGTRIEELPDSISRMSSLKELILTICISLKKLPQSIGDLKSLVMLGLTGTRIEELPDSISRMSSLEELILDFCRSFKKLPESIGDLKSIVMLDLTYTQIEELPDSIFRMSSLKELILDSCCSFKKLPESIGDLKSLVKLRLGDTKIEELPDSISRMSSLKELILNSCRSFKKLPESIGDLKSLVKLDLTGTEIEELPDSIFRMSSLKELILNSCQSFKKLPESIGDLKSLVKLDLMDIETEELPDSISRMSSLKELILNSCQSLKKLPESIGDLKSLVKLDLKDTKIEELPDSISRMSSLKEIILDSCHSFKKLPESIGDLKSLVKLDLRGTQIEELPDSIFRMSSLKELILNSCQSFKKLPESIGDLKSLVKLGLANTQIEELPDNISRMSSLKELILLYCESLKKLGDGVGVLEKLEKLDLTGCTELVKLPRSMGGMRCLVSINLNKMKITKFPDDFSMPPNLVKLEINSLRRLESFQVDMSPLETLKELKIHECEKLEYLPELPSSLVELCCENCVSLVQLPDLSKLKNLTTVKLMYCKKLEEISGLEGIESLEEMDARDCYNLTHTPKKIQGTLLPFNRSLELSYNYSLTANDGIYNNGLILCLVLEAGGYFQDISIDIFARIYKIDKKIRCFHSLRIKDIEYATERDTIYIHRFKGFDWFGIPLQEKDAIEILDISTYNSATVKFCKVLFKNGEPDQKIPNWSTSMVADLFNWPYVYDDGGAMTLNYWPNLQDFLSCIGFDPVSEVVGNEEEIQSLQDNDDEASGPPSLSLSLTCWPQEEVEGSNYVPTEKEEKEEVLTRATRNYKDEEASSCSYLLTLALTTSSSPPPPPPSPCVVLASPSDNDNDNTEEEKERNNIFHTVDFLSCLDSVSHVMVEDGDMLRPSKRHRLPDLNDDEATGPSLSLALNSEVNHPTNDEQTCNATAIMVEDGEMLRPSKRPRLPNLNDDEATGPSLSLALNSEVNHPTNDEQTCNATAVMVEDREMLRPSKRPRLPDHNDDKATGPSFSLALNSEVNHPTNDEQASNATRNGSD from the exons ATGGCGGCACTAGATTCggcttcctcctcctcctctgttGCCTCCACAGTTGGATCTTCCAGTTACGATGTGTTTCTCAGCTTCAGGGGTGAAGATACTCGCTATAACTTCATTTGTTTCCTTTACAAAGCTCTGAAAGATGCAGGAATCGATGTCTTTCTTGATAATGAAAACTTGTGGACCGGAGAAGTAATTGGCTCAACCCTCCTTAGAGCGATAAAGGGGTCAAAAATCTCGATCCCTGTCTTCTCTAAAGGTTATGCACATAGCAAATGGTGCTTGCAGGAACTTGCTCAGATATTTCAGTGCTACAAATCCAATGGTCAAATTGTCTTGCCCATATTCTTTCACGTTGACCCATCACATGTTCGGAACCAGACCAAAAGTTTTGAAGAAGCGTTTAGGAAGCACAAGGAGATTTTCGAGGCCGATATAGTAATGAGTTGGAGGGAAGCTTTGAGAGAGGTCGGGAATTTGAAAGGAGAAGTTCTCAAAGAAACTAT GAATCCAGCAGAGTTAGTTGATTCAATTGTCAAAAGGGCCCTGAGTGAATTGGTTGGTAGCACGCATTTGACTGAGTGTGAGTACCGTATTGATATGGATTCCAGAATAAATGATCTGCTATCATTGTTAAATATTGGCTCTGATGATGCTCTATTCGTGGGAATCTGTGGTTTTGGTGGCATCGGGAAGACAACTATTGCCAAGGCTGTCTACAATAGGATCTTTCCAACCTTCAATAGGCACAGTTTTCTTTCAGATGTTAGAGAACAAGCAACACAATGCAAGGGTGTAGTGTCTCTGCAGAAGCAACTTCTTAAAGATATTTTCAAAAGAGACTATGACATTGAAGATTTAGATAGAGGAAAGAAATTAATAGAAGAAAGAGTTTGTaaagaaaaagtttttcttgttcttgatgatgtggatagTAAAGAACAGATTGGTGCTTTGGCTGGTGGGCTCAATTGGTTTGGTCAAGGAAGTCGGGTCATAATCACAACGAgagatgaaaatattttgaacATAGCTAAAGTCAGTACAGCTAAAATATATAGACCCCCATTTCTAGATCATGAGAattctcttcaactattttgtTGGCATGCCTTTCAAAGCAAACAACCTCCTGAAGAATATATGCAACTCTCACGTGATGTGGCAATACATTCTGAAGGGTTGCCTTTAACTCTAGAGGTGTTTGGGTCTTACCTATCAGACCTAAACGACAAAGATGAATGGGAAAGTACATTACAAATATTGAAAGAAATTCCTCCTGAAAAAGTCCAGAGAAGGTTGAAGATAAGCTATGACAACCTAGAAAACAATTATCAAAAAGCCATATTTCTTGATTCTGCATGTTTTTTCATTGGatgggagaaagaaactctAATTTCCATATGGGAAGGTTGTGGCTATCATCCAAAATCAGCACTATgcaaattaattaaaagatcCCTTCTAAAATTTGTAGATGGTTGGAATGGTGAATGCTTGGCAATGCATGATCATATTCGAGATATGGGAAGAGAAATTGTCTTAGAAGAAAGCCGTACGGAGCCGGGAAAACGTAGTAGGTTATGGTCTGATGGTGAAATCATGGAAGTACTAGAAGAACATAAG GGGACTAATATGATAGAAGGAATGAGTCTCCGCTATCACTCAAAGACGCCCATTGAGTTCACTAGTGAACCTTTTAAGATGATGCCTAATATAAGATTTCTTGACATTAGTTCAACAAACTTTGTGGGAGACCTTTCACAATTTCCCTCTGCGTTAAGATGTTTAGAGTGGAAACACATACCTACAGATACTTTACCTACCAATTTCTATCATAAGAGATTAGTTTATCTCAACCTATCGGATAGCCGTATTGAACATGTTTGGAATATCAAACCTCAAGATGAAAATCAG ggattccaaaatttgaaagttCTCAATCTTGGTAACTGTGAACATTTATCTAAGTCCCCAGACTTTTCATGGTTTCCTTATTTGGAGAAATTAGATCTTCAACGCACATCTTTGGATGGGTTAGATGAATCCATCGGACAGTTAAGTCAGCTCAAAGAGATTATTCTCGATTCGTGCGATTCATTCAAGAAGTTGCCCGAGTCCATTGGTGATCTAAAATCTCTAGTCAAGCTTGACTTGACGAAAACACAAATAGAAGAACTCCCAGACAGCATTTCCAGGATGAGCTCTCTCAAAGAGCTTATTCTCATTTTTTGCATCTCACTCAAGAAGTTGCCTCAGTCCATTGGTGATCTAAAATCTCTAGTCATGCTTCACTTGACGGGTACACGAATAGAAGAACTCCCAGACAGCATTTCCAGGATGAGCTCTCTCAAAGAGCTTATTCTCACTATTTGCATCTCACTCAAGAAGTTGCCTCAGTCCATTGGTGATCTAAAATCTCTAGTCATGCTTGGCTTGACGGGTACACGAATAGAAGAACTCCCAGATAGCATTTCCAGGATGAGCTCTCTCGAAGAGCTTATTCTCGATTTCTGCCGTTCATTCAAGAAGTTGCCCGAGTCCATTGGTGATCTAAAATCTATAGTCATGCTTGACTTGACATATACACAAATAGAAGAACTCCCAGACAGCATTTTCAGGATGAGCTCTCTCAAAGAGCTTATTCTCGATTCGTGCTGTTCATTCAAGAAGTTGCCCGAGTCCATTGGTGATCTAAAATCTCTAGTCAAGCTTAGGTTGGGGGATACAAAAATAGAAGAACTCCCAGACAGCATTTCCAGGATGAGCTCTCTCAAAGAGCTTATTCTCAATTCGTGCCGTTCATTCAAGAAGTTGCCCGAGTCCATTGGTGATCTAAAATCTCTAGTCAAGCTTGACTTGACGGGTACAGAAATTGAAGAACTCCCAGACAGCATTTTCAGGATGAGCTCTCTCAAAGAGCTTATTCTCAATTCGTGCCAATCATTCAAGAAGTTGCCCGAGTCCATTGGTGATCTAAAATCTCTAGTCAAGCTTGACTTGATGGATATAGAAACAGAAGAACTCCCAGACAGCATTTCCAGGATGAGCTCTCTCAAAGAGCTTATTCTCAATTCGTGCCAATCATTGAAGAAGTTGCCCGAGTCCATTGGTGATCTAAAATCTCTAGTCAAGCTTGACTTGAAGGATACAAAAATAGAAGAACTCCCAGACAGCATTTCCAGGATGAGCTCTCTCAAAGAGATTATTCTCGATTCGTGCCATTCATTCAAGAAGTTGCCCGAGTCCATTGGTGATCTAAAATCTCTAGTCAAGCTTGACTTGAGGGGTACACAAATAGAAGAACTCCCAGACAGCATTTTCAGGATGAGCTCTCTCAAAGAGCTTATTCTCAATTCGTGCCAATCATTCAAGAAGTTGCCCGAGTCCATTGGTGATCTAAAATCTCTAGTCAAGCTTGGCTTGGCGAATACACAAATAGAAGAACTCCCAGACAACATTTCCAGGATGAGCTCTCTCAAAGaacttattcttctttattgcGAATCACTCAAGAAATTGGGCGATGGTGTTGGAGTATTAGAGAAGCTTGAGAAATTAGATTTGACAGGTTGTACTGAACTAGTGAAGCTACCAAGATCAATGGGAGGAATGAGATGTTTAGTTAGCATTAACctgaataaaatgaaaattactaAATTTCCTGATGATTTTTCAATGCCCCCAAATTTAGTGAAGCTGGAAATCAATTCACTGAGGAGGCTTGAATCCTTCCAAGTCGATATGTCACCCTTGGAAACCTTGAAGGAATTAAAGATTCATGAATGCGAGAAGTTGGAATACCTCCCGGAGCTTCCCTCAAGTTTAGTTGAACTTTGTTGTGAAAATTGTGTTTCATTGGTACAACTTCCAGATTTGTCAAAGCTGAAAAATTTGACAACAGTAAAGCTTATGTATTGTAAAAAGCTAGAGGAGATTTCAGGCCTTGAGGGAATAGAATCGTTGGAAGAAATGGATGCGCGAGACTGTTATAACTTGACACATACTCCAAAGAAGATACAG GGAACGCTTTTACCATTCAACAGGTCATTGGAACTTAGTTATAATTATTCCTTGACCGCCAATGATGGGATCTATAATAATGGGTTAATTCTTTGCCTTGTTTTGGAAGCTGGTGGTTATTTCCAGGACATAAGTATAGATATTTTCGCTCGTATCtacaaaatagataaaaaaatcaGGTGCTTTCATAGTCTCAGAATTAAGGATATCGAGTATGCAACTGAGCGAGATACAATCTACATTCACCGTTTCAAAGGCTTTGATTGGTTTGGGATTCCGTTGCAAGAAAAAGATGCCATTGAGATTTTAGATATCAGTACATACAACAGCGCCACTGTGAAATTCTGTAAGGTATTGTTCAAGAACGGGGAACCTGACCAGAAAATCCCTAATTGGAGTACCTCAATGGTAGCAGATTTATTCAATTGGCCATATGTGTACGACGATGGTGGAGCAATGACATTAAATTATTGGCCCAACCTACaagatttcttgagttgtatAGGATTTGACCCTGTTTCTGAAGTAGTGGGGAACGAAGAAGAGATTCAGAGTCTTCAAGACAACGATGATGAGGCATCAGGTCCTCCTTCTCTAAGCCTGAGCTTAACATGCTGGCCACAAGAGGAGGTTGAAGGATCAAATTATGTTCCTacagaaaaagaggagaaagaggaagtgTTAACGAGGGCTACAAGAAACTACAAGGACGAGGAGGCATCATCATGTTCATACCTTCTTACCCTGGCTTTAACAACAtcgtcatcaccaccaccaccaccaccatcaccatgtGTAGTATTGGCATCTCCctctgacaatgacaatgacaataccgaagaagaaaaggagaggaatAACATTTTCCATACAgtggatttcttgagttgtttAGATTCTGTTTCTCATGTAATGGTGGAAGATGGAGACATGTTGAGGCCTAGCAAGAGACATCGTCTTCCTGATCTCAACGATGATGAGGCAACTGGTCCTTCTCTTAGCCTGGCTTTGAATAGCGAGGTTAATCACCCaacaaatgatgaacaaacatgCAATGCTACTGCCATAATGGTGGAAGATGGAGAGATGTTGAGGCCTAGCAAGAGACCTCGTCTTCCTAATCTCAATGATGATGAAGCAACGGGTCCTTCTCTTAGCCTGGCTTTGAATAGCGAGGTTAATCACCCaacaaatgatgaacaaacatgCAATGCTACTGCTGTAATGGTGGAAGATAGAGAGATGTTGAGGCCTAGCAAGAGACCTCGTCTTCCTGATCACAACGATGATAAGGCAACGGGTCCTTCTTTTAGCTTGGCTTTGAATAGTGAGGTTAATCACCCGACAAATGATGAACAAGCAAGCAATGCCACTAGAAATGGCTCCGATTAA